The following are encoded together in the Pithys albifrons albifrons isolate INPA30051 chromosome 5, PitAlb_v1, whole genome shotgun sequence genome:
- the TMEM144 gene encoding transmembrane protein 144 isoform X1: protein MNIGKVYSAVNTSNGTDLAIGFTSSAVAVLLFGTNFVPVKKFDTGDGMFFQWILCASIWMVSLVVNLMRNCPRFWPLAMVGGFVWATGNVTVVPIVKTVGLALGLLIWASFNLLTGWASSRFGWFGIDPEEVSRPILNYIGAALSLLSAVIFLFIKTDIQSSSPSLESTPLLRESSINVSEDTSDDSWVNRLPPAKKRLIGCSLAVVAGILYGSSFVPVLYIKDHGRRNETVYAGASQFDLDYVFAHFSGIFLTSTVYFLVYCAVRKNRPNVYPQAILPGFVSGVLWAIANCCWFIANHYLSAVVSFPIITAGPGLVAAMWGVLVFKEIKGLKNYLLLSVSFCIIFAASLSTAFSKV from the exons ATGAATATTGGGAAAGTCTACAGTGCTGTTAACACCAGCAATGGAACAGATCTAGCTATTGGCTTTACGTCTTCTGCAGTAGCTGTCCTCCTATTTGGGACAAACTTTGTGCCTGTTAAGAAGTTTGATACTGGTGATG GCATGTTCTTCCAATGGATTCTCTGTGCCTCCATATGGATGGTTTCTTTGGTGGTCAATTTGATGCGGAATTGCCCCCGTTTTTGGCCTCTGGCTATGGTTGGAGGTTTTGTGTGGGCCACAG gCAATGTTACAGTTGTTCCTATTGTTAAAACTGTTGGCTTAGCTCTTGGTCTTTTGATATGGGCTTCTTTTAATTTGCTGACAGGCTGGGCAAGTTCAAG atttggttggtttggaaTTGACCCAGAAGAGGTATCTAGACCAATCTTAAATTATATTGGAGCTGCACTTTCACTATTAAG tgctgtcatatttctttttataaaaactGACATCCAGAGCTCTTCACCTTCATTAGAAAGCACACCTTTACTGAGAGAAAGT TCTATTAACGTTTCTGAAGATACCTCTGATGACTCATGGGTGAACAGACTTCCGCCAGCAAAAAAGAGGCTCAT AGGATGTAGCCTGGCTGTAGTAGCTGGAATACTGTATGGTTCCAGTTTTGTACCAGTACTTTACATCAAGGACCatggaagaagaaatgaaactgtATACGCAGGAGCAAGTCAGTTTG ATTTAGATTATGTTTTTGCACACTTCAGTGGAATATTTCTTACAAGTACCGTCTACTTTTTGGTCTACTGTGCAGTCAGGAAAAATAGACCTAATGTTTATCCACAAGCCATATTGCCAG ggtttgTTTCTGGTGTGCTTTGGGCGATAGCCAATTGCTGCTGGTTCATAGCCAATCACTATCTCAGTGCTGTCGTCAGCTTTCCAATAATTACTGCA GGTCCTGGCCTTGTTGCTGCAATGTGGGGAGTCCTTGTATTTAAGGAAATCAAG GGACTGAAAAACTACTTGTTACTGTCAGTATCATTTTGCATCATTTTTGCTGCATCACTTTCCACAGCTTTTTCTAAAGTGTGA
- the TMEM144 gene encoding transmembrane protein 144 isoform X2 produces MNIGKVYSAVNTSNGTDLAIGFTSSAVAVLLFGTNFVPVKKFDTGDGMFFQWILCASIWMVSLVVNLMRNCPRFWPLAMVGGFVWATGNVTVVPIVKTVGLALGLLIWASFNLLTGWASSRFGWFGIDPEEVSRPILNYIGAALSLLSAVIFLFIKTDIQSSSPSLESTPLLRESSINVSEDTSDDSWVNRLPPAKKRLIGCSLAVVAGILYGSSFVPVLYIKDHGRRNETVYAGASQFGFVSGVLWAIANCCWFIANHYLSAVVSFPIITAGPGLVAAMWGVLVFKEIKGLKNYLLLSVSFCIIFAASLSTAFSKV; encoded by the exons ATGAATATTGGGAAAGTCTACAGTGCTGTTAACACCAGCAATGGAACAGATCTAGCTATTGGCTTTACGTCTTCTGCAGTAGCTGTCCTCCTATTTGGGACAAACTTTGTGCCTGTTAAGAAGTTTGATACTGGTGATG GCATGTTCTTCCAATGGATTCTCTGTGCCTCCATATGGATGGTTTCTTTGGTGGTCAATTTGATGCGGAATTGCCCCCGTTTTTGGCCTCTGGCTATGGTTGGAGGTTTTGTGTGGGCCACAG gCAATGTTACAGTTGTTCCTATTGTTAAAACTGTTGGCTTAGCTCTTGGTCTTTTGATATGGGCTTCTTTTAATTTGCTGACAGGCTGGGCAAGTTCAAG atttggttggtttggaaTTGACCCAGAAGAGGTATCTAGACCAATCTTAAATTATATTGGAGCTGCACTTTCACTATTAAG tgctgtcatatttctttttataaaaactGACATCCAGAGCTCTTCACCTTCATTAGAAAGCACACCTTTACTGAGAGAAAGT TCTATTAACGTTTCTGAAGATACCTCTGATGACTCATGGGTGAACAGACTTCCGCCAGCAAAAAAGAGGCTCAT AGGATGTAGCCTGGCTGTAGTAGCTGGAATACTGTATGGTTCCAGTTTTGTACCAGTACTTTACATCAAGGACCatggaagaagaaatgaaactgtATACGCAGGAGCAAGTCAGTTTG ggtttgTTTCTGGTGTGCTTTGGGCGATAGCCAATTGCTGCTGGTTCATAGCCAATCACTATCTCAGTGCTGTCGTCAGCTTTCCAATAATTACTGCA GGTCCTGGCCTTGTTGCTGCAATGTGGGGAGTCCTTGTATTTAAGGAAATCAAG GGACTGAAAAACTACTTGTTACTGTCAGTATCATTTTGCATCATTTTTGCTGCATCACTTTCCACAGCTTTTTCTAAAGTGTGA